In a genomic window of Halobiforma lacisalsi AJ5:
- a CDS encoding fibrillarin-like rRNA/tRNA 2'-O-methyltransferase, whose product MTDALPDGVERRRFDGAERLATRGEPVYGEPTDREWRAWNPDRSKLGAMLELGMDVDLAGGDDETVLYLGAASGTTVSHVADFAGPTYAVEFAARPARDLLSAAESRPRLFPLLADARKPETYAHVVEADVDAVVQDVATRGQARVALENRRFLADDGRLLLAVKARSEDVTRDPEDVFADVREELAEGYEILEEERLEPHHADHLGIVARPLGE is encoded by the coding sequence ATGACTGACGCCCTGCCGGACGGCGTCGAGCGCCGCCGGTTCGACGGCGCGGAACGGCTCGCCACCCGCGGCGAACCCGTCTACGGCGAGCCGACCGATCGGGAGTGGCGCGCCTGGAACCCCGACCGGTCGAAACTCGGCGCGATGCTCGAACTCGGGATGGACGTCGACCTCGCCGGCGGCGACGACGAGACGGTCCTCTACCTGGGCGCCGCGAGCGGGACGACGGTGAGCCACGTCGCGGACTTCGCGGGGCCGACCTACGCCGTCGAGTTCGCCGCACGCCCGGCGCGGGACCTGCTGTCGGCCGCCGAGTCCCGGCCGCGGCTGTTCCCGCTGCTTGCCGACGCGCGAAAGCCCGAGACCTACGCCCACGTCGTCGAAGCCGACGTCGACGCCGTCGTCCAGGACGTTGCGACCCGCGGACAGGCCCGGGTCGCCCTCGAGAACCGGCGGTTCCTCGCCGACGACGGGCGGCTCCTGCTTGCCGTGAAGGCCCGCAGCGAGGACGTCACCCGCGACCCCGAGGACGTCTTCGCGGACGTCCGCGAGGAACTCGCCGAGGGGTACGAAATCCTCGAGGAGGAACGTCTCGAGCCCCACCACGCGGACCACCTGGGGATCGTCGCGCGACCGCTCGGGGAGTGA